From Lasioglossum baleicum chromosome 16, iyLasBale1, whole genome shotgun sequence:
caTAAGACATATAATATTCCGACTATTAACCCTATTAAcacatatttctatttcaacaatttgatccacaaaataaaatatttttactttaaCAATCGGAAGTGTTGCGAAAGGATTAATTAGTTCCAATGAAAAAGATACCTGGTCCAAATGGAGTTGGGCCACTtgtaatttttccaaaattactTCGAGATGCTTtcccctctattttaatatcttcGAAAACGTTTGTATTGTCTTTTAAAACgtattttctaaaattaagatattgttCTTTGTGCTGTTGTACTTTTGAATGCACTCCCTGTAATTTACCAGCAACAGCTACCAAGGATTCGTGGAGTTTACTCATAGCCATGGTTAGTTctaaaagagaaaagagaagaaTATAGTGAAATTTTTTAAGTATTAACTCCTTGCCTTGCAATATCATGtaagactcgtgatgaagattctgaacagtcTAATAAACATGTAtactattaatttcctttaaatcgaaataaaattctattttggttttatcAATGTAcagttttaatcactgaaatcgtaaaataaatcataaggCAAGGGATTAAaataaacattaacaaaattaCCTTGCGGTGTTAGAGTTTTTGGTGTAATCATCGTTTGTATATGTTTTTCTGTTGATTCAATCTGAGATCTGAAGAGCATTAAATCGTGTTCGAAATTATCAGCCAATTCCATGAAAAACAACAATGGTGcattattttcatattgtaATCCTGGTGGGGTATCGTGTGTTCTTTGTGCTATTTCAGCATTTTGTAATGCCTTTGCTGTATCCTGTTTCAATTTATCAGCTGCGGAACGATCTCGCTGGACAGAACCTGCTAATGTAGTTAAAATTTCCATCAGTAATGCTGTGTCTTCTGCACATCTATGCAATGGTCTTGCAGAACCTCTAGCTATGTCGGAAGACAATACTTTCTGTTCTTTTACGAATTCCCTATAGTATAAAAGTTTATgttgaattaattttattccattttaatATACGTATAATATTAATCTTCTTCaatatattttatgtaaaacttacttaaatttttctattgttTGTATTAATTCTGGTGGCCAAACATTTTCCTTGCAAGTTGTTGGATTACTGTTCCCTTGTGAGAGGCCTTTATTGCTCGCAGATACATCTAAGCCTCCTAAACCTTTGTTTGTAGTAGTCGTAGTACTAGTAACTGTTTTTGATGCCAATAAACTATCACTGGTAGCAGGCGCACCAAAAAGCGAAGCTAGAAATTAGTAATGTGTTCCGTGTATTTTTCAGAATAGTGTAAGAAATTGCAATTTATCTAATATACACAACTGCTTAAAAGTATTCGGACACTTCTTTTttctctacaaaacgtattataGTTTAAGTTAAtaggaaaaatatttgaaacaattttgtcacttgtaattattattattatgtatattgtgTATTTTTATGTGCAAATTATAATAATTGCTATCCACAAATACGAAATCTAGTGGAACGGTCTCTGTGCTTAAAAGGTTTTGAAGTtccactttgtttcatttctaaGGTGCAGAGTGAATTCAGAGAATTTTTCGATACAAATACTAATAGAGAGATTGCCGCAATTAGTGCAAGCGATAATATCTAATCGCGGTAGACACGTCAACGAATCTCGTGTTTAATCTTAGTTTAATATTGTAAATTTCCATATAGGCAGTTTTTAACTTAAACCGTTAGATATTCCATAAGAAAGTGATACAGACCGATTTTAGTCACTATTTTAGACGTTTAAGTAACTTTATGCATTGTTATTACACATTTCTCAAGTATCTAGATACTTTTGAGCAGTAGTGTACACTTGTACTAGAATAGAATAGTATGTACTTGTACTAGACGGAGCAGAAAAAGTAGTATTTCCTGTAGTGGGTATATTCGATGCAACACCGAATGTCAAATTACTGCTTGTTGCAGGTGCCCCAAAACTAAGTCCACTGAACAATGGTGCAGAAATAGTTGTTGTTGGAAATAAACTATTAGCAGAAGTTGTGGTACTTGTATTAGCTCCTAAAACTAAACCGGTAGACTGCGTTTGCGTGTTTGACACTGCAGGAGAACTATTAAATCCAAAATTAAGATTAGCAGTCGTCGCTGGTGTTGTAGTAGGTCCAAAAGTTAATGTTGATGCTGATGTAGTGGCACCGAAAGGTGTGCTAGTTAAGTTAAAACCCGTTGCCGGcctgaaaaattgtaaaaaattgttctttatgtaataaatttaatttctcgatatatattataataccgTGTTAAGGTTAGAGGAAAATATACaagtatttatacatatttacttCTGTCCAAATCCGTAGTTTGTATTGCTTGTCGTTGCAGGTGTCCCGAGATTAAACGGCAACATATTCCTCTATAGTAAATACAGGTACTTATTTCTTTCTAACTCTTCAACAGTAAATCACGTTGGAACAGCTATTCAAAAGCACCACCTTTATTTCTTCACCACTCACcactttccatttcaatttcaggAATAGATGGAATATGGAATAGATTACATGTATTTAGACCACGGTGTAAGAAGCATATATAGATAGTTCAAAAGTCTCCAAGCGCTCTGACATCTGTGACGATTACGTCTTGCTGTTCTGACCAGCCGCTAGACGGAGTCGTGTTGAGAAGGAAAAATTCCGTCGTCAAGGTTTACCATATATATACCATCACTGATCGGCAttcgccacattagtgcgaccgtgctgccctcttaaacgagGGCAGAATGCCCGCTCTTTCTGCCAGCATAAAGCTGGCGTCTGCGGACGCAGCAGCTGTCGAAAATGGCTGACTGGGTACATTGGTACATAATCTGTGAGGCAAAAGTAGTAAACATATATCAAGATATGgtcctcaaatatctttgcaattacatatattatacaaGTCTCACAGTTACccgaaattgtattccttaagaAAATAGAGAAGTAAccttattatataaattataacataagattaaaaattaaataaaagacaaagtaaataaaataagacaaattaatcattaataattaatcaatgtaagcattgaaataaatgtagccatacaaaaaatataaattgtcttttctcttctatgacatttttcgggataaagatgTTTGAattgctgtaactgtaaagaaaatgatacggcaaaaCAAAGGTTAGAGCACAATTTATAAGatggtttaaaaaaaagaagtaaTGGGGTTTCAAACACTATAGAACGAAGCCCTTTACTCCCGTATTATAATCATCCATCCCTGGTGGGGATCGAACCCACGACCTTTGGATTAGAAGTCCAACGCGCTATCCTCTGCGCCACAGGGACTCGACGTAATACCGGCTCTTACAGtcaatatatatgtgtatatacaaGTATGGATTTCCGATAGATGTCGTTCAAGTACATATACGATAATTTATGTGAGTCAGTAACTCGGTAACGTATACAAAACACAGATAACCAAGATCTAAACAATGTTGTGCTTATCGAACGAGATAGGGATATTTAGAACAACTTTCGCAaattaaatgacaatttggcaaatatcaatttcagccgtgattacattttattttttattgtgtaCTTCTTTATCGACATAGTGTTATCCTTATGATATATCTgcagaaaatatgaaatttcaaTGTACATATGCTAAAAAGCTgatctattaaaaatatatctcGAAATTGATATTGGATGAAATGTGAAATTTCTCGaatggaaataaaaatattaataaactcaTGATTAATTGTTGCTAACTACTGTACGTTACTTTAATGTAGGAAACATTAATCATGTGGAATCTGAAATgtagaatgtaaataaaaagataatttttatattcgtatatatacatataaatcatAATGCTGAAGACGGTAAACAGTAATCAGACAGAATCAGACAGTTCTGTGTTGCGACTAACGTAGTCAACACAACCAATTCAGATTACAGTTGTATACACTATACACGTATGATCTCTATCCCGTTTGTGATTGACGTTTTTATTCAACTAACTGTTCGCTAAAGGTAAAAGGATAATAATGGGTTAAATTACTGACATTTAGGTAGGAGTATATCCAACATGAAACTATTATTCAATCAATTAACCAATAAAGTTCGAAgaaattttagtaaaattagACAAACACACAATACATCTACATAATAATACACGAGAAGAAAACGTATTTAGATAGAGTGAAATTACGAGTCTACATTTCTGTTTTGACTGTATAACAGTAACGACACAACGTGACGAGGGCAAAGAAGAGGGAAGAAGgagacgagagaaagagagagagagagagagagagagaaaataaaagattggATAGACGAGAAGGGATTAAAAAAAGATGGCCGTCGCGGAACATATGACAATGAACGGCGGACGACTGTCACGACAGAAAAAAAGTTTGACGGAAGGTGTTTCGCGGTATCGTTGATTTTCATGTTCGCGTAGAGTGTTGTGATATTTTACATTGGGGATCGTGGCTACAAAAGTCAGTGATCCTGTGAGCAAAGGAGCCATGACTACGTGTAGAGAATGGGCTCAATTGCATCGGTGCTGCAGTGGCATTGCTCGGAGTGCGCTCTGATAAATCCAACAGAGAGCACGCGATGCACCAGGTGCGGCCTAACTCGACTTAGAAGCGATGAGAAGGCAAACTTCAGGCTCAACCTAAACTTTAGGTCTGAAGAAATTCCAAAACAAGAAGGAGACGgaacgaaaagaaagaaacggGAAGCTGATTCATTCTCGGTATCCGTCCCGCCAACACCTCTACCAAGGCTTCGTCTGGATAACCTAACAGTAGACAACACACGTCCGGCAACTCGTCAACACATCGAAACAGGTCTCTCGCATTCACACCGGTAAGCTAAATTTTCGATTTACCACCACTGCTCCTCTATCCCCTCCATTTATCTTTCGAAAAGCTACTCATATGTTTTGTTTATATACAAGTTCGTCGAACTCACACATATTCAACACTTCTTATCATATTCGCTTCATTTCTACGGTTctgttttatattataaatgtcACTCGCCCAGTGTGTTAactcaattttaaaatttacgAGCTTCCTCTTACAATCAAATCTCTTCTATATTTATCATCTATACGAGTATGCTATTCTATTGTTGAGCGACATTGTTGCTACttcataatttataaaaataaagataatttatatTATCGAACAAACCAAGTTAATTTGATCTTTATAGAATTTAAAGACTACAATATTACATTATAGACAAAGTTATAGGCAATGCACATgaagaaaatgtatttaaaGTTTTGATATAAATAGCAGTTACAGTGAATACAATGTATTGATACAGCAGTTGCAATGTGTACAATGTATTGATATAGCAGTtacaatgtatacaatgtattgATATAGCAGTtacaatgtatacaatgtattgATACAGCAGTTACAATGTATCTGATCACAGATGCATTAAGTATTGGAAAAAGCTTGtgcaaatttaaaatataaatattaaaacatttAAACTTGTTTGGAAAACATTATTTCAACATTCGTGTATATGCTTATAAATACATTCTATTGGTATAAAATGTTTAGTTTCGCTTGAAAATACTACTTCTTTGAATATGAAGCAAATAATAGTCACAATgagataaaatgtaaattatgtATATGAAGGACATGGGAAAACATTTCATTTGACGTTCTCTTTTTGTTCACAAGTCAGGAAAGTAGCATGAGGAGCATGTATGTGTGTGCTCTTCCTGTGTTCACAAATACAATaacaaaatttcataaaaacttTAA
This genomic window contains:
- the Nup58 gene encoding nuclear pore complex protein Nup58 isoform X3; translation: MLPFNLGTPATTSNTNYGFGQKPATGFNLTSTPFGATTSASTLTFGPTTTPATTANLNFGFNSSPAVSNTQTQSTGLVLGANTSTTTSANSLFPTTTISAPLFSGLSFGAPATSSNLTFGVASNIPTTGNTTFSAPSSTTSLFGAPATSDSLLASKTVTSTTTTTNKGLGGLDVSASNKGLSQGNSNPTTCKENVWPPELIQTIEKFKEFVKEQKVLSSDIARGSARPLHRCAEDTALLMEILTTLAGSVQRDRSAADKLKQDTAKALQNAEIAQRTHDTPPGLQYENNAPLLFFMELADNFEHDLMLFRSQIESTEKHIQTMITPKTLTPQELTMAMSKLHESLVAVAGKLQGVHSKVQQHKEQYLNFRKYVLKDNTNVFEDIKIEGKASRSNFGKITSGPTPFGPGNKSFLSSTTLNSNRSGSYETRNLLGKM
- the Nup58 gene encoding nuclear pore complex protein Nup58 isoform X1, which gives rise to MLPFNLGTPATTSNTNYGFGQKPATGFNLTSTPFGATTSASTLTFGPTTTPATTANLNFGFNSSPAVSNTQTQSTGLVLGANTSTTTSANSLFPTTTISAPLFSGLSFGAPATSSNLTFGVASNIPTTGNTTFSAPSSTTSLFGAPATSDSLLASKTVTSTTTTTNKGLGGLDVSASNKGLSQGNSNPTTCKENVWPPELIQTIEKFKEFVKEQKVLSSDIARGSARPLHRCAEDTALLMEILTTLAGSVQRDRSAADKLKQDTAKALQNAEIAQRTHDTPPGLQYENNAPLLFFMELADNFEHDLMLFRSQIESTEKHIQTMITPKTLTPQELTMAMSKLHESLVAVAGKLQGVHSKVQQHKEQYLNFRKYVLKDNTNVFEDIKIEGKASRSNFGKITSGPTPFGPGNKSFLSSTTLNSNRSGSYETRNLLVWRNTIPTSSATNINLGPSLKPPTASLTFNTPTNLTAPLPASESSSSFQLQKPPIGNKRGKH
- the Nup58 gene encoding nuclear pore complex protein Nup58 isoform X2; translation: MLPFNLGTPATTSNTNYGFGQKPATGFNLTSTPFGATTSASTLTFGPTTTPATTANLNFGFNSSPAVSNTQTQSTGLVLGANTSTTTSANSLFPTTTISAPLFSGLSFGAPATSSNLTFGVASNIPTTGNTTFSAPSSTTSLFGAPATSDSLLASKTVTSTTTTTNKGLGGLDVSASNKGLSQGNSNPTTCKENVWPPELIQTIEKFKEFVKEQKVLSSDIARGSARPLHRCAEDTALLMEILTTLAGSVQRDRSAADKLKQDTAKALQNAEIAQRTHDTPPGLQYENNAPLLFFMELADNFEHDLMLFRSQIESTEKHIQTMITPKTLTPQELTMAMSKLHESLVAVAGKLQGVHSKVQQHKEQYLNFRKYVLKDNTNVFEDIKIEGKASRSNFGKITSGPTPFGPGNKSFLSSTTLNSNRSGSYETRNLLGLAWI